A stretch of the Actinoalloteichus fjordicus genome encodes the following:
- a CDS encoding NAD-glutamate dehydrogenase, translating to MTSTGAQSEMIATGNDAESAPSHRQDRTAALEWTRDLLLDRAAESEPAIGSLLRLYFRYVSAEEVVAHDADQLVAMLSSHVELAQHRVAGRPAIRVFAPEDEKAGVTRDVTVIQIVTDDMPYLVESVVAGLSRQNASVARIVHPIVVVRRDLTGELLQVLDAADPSDPPTDSLVESWMHLEIAPIGDEAAREALERSLHSVLNDVREVVEDTDRMADRARSLSAELESATLPLPVTEVRDGARLLRWLAGGHFTFLGYRHYELVDEPGHDEPVLRTVLASGLGVLRRDSLDAKDLATAPDGMAHALAPNLLVLTQGSAPSTVHRPMHPYYVGVKTFDENGAVSGEHRFLGLFTTTALHEDVLDIPVVARKVRTVIRRAGFPLESYSGQRMLEEFQNYPRAELFSADPETLQDTIAGVLSLVERRRLRLFLRRDEFRRFFSCLVYLPRDRYTTTSRLAMQEVLLRELHGVELEYSARIGESLLARVHFMVRTDPDADVTVDTGILQDQLTAAVRTWSDRMVEEVIASDGPRTTENADGDDLRSEPAAERGRQYASAFSEAYKEDFTAAEGLADLRRLFALSGPGDVDISFYRPAVGEPGERRFKLYMVGERVTLSQVLPILQRMGVEVVDERPYEVNRHDGVQCWVYDFGLRLDVALLDDQTPNMAELQSRFQDAFVAAWEGRCEVDGFNSLVLRADLTWQQAVLLRTYAKYLRQARIAYSQDYIEDTLRANPVVTRALVRLFESRFDPALAEEARRSGTESALAEIEALLDEVTSLDVDRILQSYVTLIRATLRTNYFVRDEAGEPRPYLAVKLKPSELPDLPEPRPAYEIFVCSPRVEGVHLRFGAVARGGLRWSDRREDFRTEILGLVKAQAVKNAVIVPVGAKGGFVVKRPPAPTGDAGRDREAHAAEGVACYRMFISGLLDLTDNLDAGQAVPAPQVVRHDGDDTYLVVAADKGTARFSDIANDVAKSYGFWLGDAFASGGSAGYDHKQMGITARGGWESVRRHFRELGVDTQQDDFTVVGVGDMSGDVFGNGMLLSEHIRLIAAFDHRHIFLDPEPDVAVSFAERRRLFALPRSSWDDYDRTRISTGGGVWPRSVKAIPIAPQVRAALGLADSVTQLSSPELVKAILLAPVDLLWNGGIGTYVKAADESHAEVGDKANDVLRVDGRDLRVKVVGEGGNLGLTQRGRIEFARAGGKVNTDALDNSAGVDCSDHEVNIKVLLDRVIASGALEPQRRNELLGEMTDEVAELVLADNYRQNAVLGVSRSHAAPMLSVHARLVAGLEATHGLDRELEVLPTAQRFKAMDKAGEGLTSPELATLMAHVKLALKDDVLAGSLPEAEIFAGRLPSYFPTPLRERFGDVISQHPLRREIITTMLVNEVVDGGGISYAFRLSEEMSVTTTDAVRAFAVVTEVFDLPALWRAVDELDTTVPSAVADDLVLQSRRLLDRAARWLLSNRPQPLAVGAEISRFKPVVQALTPHVPDLLQGRERETAAGLTKNLVASGVPEDTADRIAALLHTFSLLDITEVAELAERDGGVSRERSPEEAAELYFAVSAHLDIDRILNSVSDLERGNRWHALARLALRDDVYTSLRKITIDVLRNSDQGQTVAEKIDQWEQANSSRLERAGTTLAAINAVTKLDLATLSVAARQIRSMVR from the coding sequence ATGACCTCGACAGGAGCACAGTCCGAGATGATCGCCACCGGCAACGACGCCGAGTCGGCACCGTCGCACCGCCAGGACAGGACGGCCGCGCTCGAGTGGACTCGCGATCTGCTGCTCGATCGAGCAGCCGAGTCCGAGCCCGCCATCGGCAGTCTGTTGCGACTGTACTTTCGATACGTCTCCGCCGAGGAGGTCGTCGCACACGATGCCGACCAACTCGTCGCAATGCTGTCCTCACACGTTGAGCTGGCACAGCATCGGGTGGCGGGCAGGCCCGCGATCCGTGTGTTCGCCCCGGAGGACGAGAAGGCGGGCGTGACCCGCGACGTCACCGTGATCCAGATCGTCACCGACGACATGCCTTACCTCGTCGAATCGGTCGTCGCGGGCCTGAGCAGGCAGAACGCCTCGGTGGCCCGCATCGTGCATCCCATCGTCGTGGTGCGACGCGATCTGACCGGCGAACTGCTTCAGGTGCTGGACGCGGCAGACCCCAGTGACCCGCCCACGGACTCGCTGGTCGAGTCCTGGATGCACCTGGAGATCGCGCCGATCGGCGACGAGGCGGCACGGGAGGCATTGGAGCGCAGCCTGCACTCGGTGCTCAACGACGTCCGCGAGGTCGTCGAGGACACCGACCGGATGGCCGATCGCGCTCGCTCCCTGTCGGCCGAGCTGGAGTCGGCGACCCTGCCGCTGCCGGTGACCGAGGTTCGCGACGGTGCGCGCCTGCTGCGTTGGCTGGCGGGTGGTCACTTCACCTTCCTGGGATACCGACACTACGAACTCGTCGACGAGCCGGGACACGACGAGCCGGTGCTGCGGACGGTCCTGGCCTCCGGCCTCGGCGTGCTCCGTCGGGACAGCCTCGACGCCAAGGACCTCGCCACCGCCCCGGACGGCATGGCGCACGCGTTGGCGCCCAACCTGCTGGTGCTGACGCAGGGCAGCGCACCGTCGACGGTGCACCGGCCGATGCACCCCTATTACGTCGGCGTCAAGACCTTCGACGAGAACGGTGCGGTCAGCGGCGAACACCGCTTCCTCGGCCTGTTCACCACCACCGCCCTGCATGAGGACGTCCTCGACATCCCCGTCGTCGCACGCAAGGTGCGAACGGTGATCCGTCGGGCGGGATTCCCGCTGGAGTCCTACTCCGGACAGCGAATGCTGGAGGAGTTCCAGAACTACCCTCGGGCCGAGCTGTTCTCGGCGGACCCCGAGACCCTGCAGGACACGATCGCGGGCGTGCTCTCCCTCGTGGAGCGCCGTCGGCTGCGCTTGTTCCTGCGGCGAGACGAGTTCCGCCGCTTCTTCTCCTGCCTGGTCTACCTGCCGAGGGATCGCTACACGACCACGTCGCGGTTGGCGATGCAGGAGGTGCTGCTCCGCGAGCTGCACGGCGTCGAGCTCGAGTACAGCGCGCGCATCGGCGAGTCGTTGCTGGCCAGGGTGCACTTCATGGTCCGAACCGATCCCGACGCCGACGTGACCGTCGACACCGGCATCCTTCAGGATCAGCTCACCGCGGCGGTGCGCACCTGGAGCGACCGGATGGTCGAGGAGGTCATCGCCTCCGACGGTCCCAGGACGACCGAGAACGCCGACGGCGACGATCTGCGGTCGGAACCCGCTGCGGAACGCGGCAGGCAGTACGCCTCGGCGTTCTCCGAGGCGTACAAGGAGGACTTCACCGCCGCCGAGGGCCTCGCCGACCTCCGCAGGCTCTTCGCGCTCTCGGGGCCGGGCGATGTGGACATCTCCTTCTACCGACCGGCCGTCGGCGAACCGGGCGAGCGGCGGTTCAAGCTCTACATGGTCGGGGAGCGCGTCACGCTCTCCCAGGTGCTGCCGATCCTGCAACGGATGGGCGTCGAGGTCGTCGACGAGCGCCCCTACGAGGTCAATCGACACGACGGCGTCCAGTGCTGGGTCTACGACTTCGGCCTCCGGCTCGACGTCGCGCTCCTGGACGACCAGACCCCGAACATGGCCGAGCTCCAGAGTCGTTTCCAGGACGCCTTCGTGGCCGCCTGGGAGGGCCGCTGCGAGGTCGACGGATTCAACTCGCTCGTCTTGCGCGCCGATCTCACCTGGCAGCAGGCCGTCCTGCTCCGCACCTACGCCAAGTACCTCCGGCAGGCGCGGATCGCCTACAGCCAGGACTACATCGAGGACACCCTGCGGGCGAACCCGGTCGTCACCAGGGCGCTGGTCAGGCTCTTCGAGTCGCGATTCGACCCCGCACTGGCCGAGGAGGCGCGGCGGTCGGGGACGGAGTCCGCGCTCGCCGAGATCGAGGCGCTGCTCGACGAGGTCACCAGCCTCGACGTCGACCGGATCCTGCAGTCTTACGTGACGTTGATCCGTGCGACGCTGCGTACGAACTACTTCGTCCGTGACGAGGCAGGCGAGCCCAGGCCCTACCTCGCCGTCAAGCTCAAGCCGAGCGAACTGCCCGACCTGCCCGAACCCCGGCCCGCCTACGAGATCTTCGTCTGCTCACCTCGGGTCGAGGGCGTGCACCTGCGCTTCGGCGCGGTCGCGCGGGGCGGGCTGCGCTGGTCCGACCGCCGGGAGGACTTCCGCACCGAGATCCTGGGGTTGGTCAAGGCCCAGGCGGTGAAGAACGCCGTGATCGTGCCGGTCGGTGCGAAGGGCGGATTCGTCGTGAAGCGTCCGCCCGCGCCCACCGGCGATGCGGGTCGGGACCGGGAGGCACACGCCGCCGAGGGGGTGGCCTGCTACCGGATGTTCATCTCCGGCCTGCTGGACCTCACCGACAATCTCGACGCCGGACAGGCCGTGCCCGCCCCCCAGGTCGTGCGCCACGACGGCGACGACACCTACCTGGTGGTGGCCGCGGACAAGGGCACGGCGCGGTTCTCCGACATCGCCAACGACGTGGCGAAGTCCTACGGCTTCTGGCTGGGCGACGCCTTCGCCTCCGGCGGATCGGCGGGCTACGACCACAAGCAGATGGGGATCACGGCCAGGGGCGGCTGGGAGAGCGTCCGTCGGCACTTCCGCGAGCTGGGCGTGGACACTCAGCAGGACGACTTCACGGTCGTCGGCGTCGGCGACATGTCCGGTGACGTCTTCGGCAATGGAATGCTGCTCTCCGAGCACATCCGGCTGATCGCCGCGTTCGACCACCGGCACATCTTCCTCGACCCCGAACCCGACGTCGCCGTCTCCTTCGCCGAGCGGCGCAGACTCTTCGCGCTGCCCCGGTCGAGCTGGGACGACTACGACCGAACGCGGATCAGCACGGGCGGCGGCGTCTGGCCGCGCAGCGTCAAGGCCATCCCGATCGCCCCCCAGGTCCGCGCCGCGCTCGGCCTGGCCGACTCGGTCACCCAGCTGTCGTCGCCGGAACTGGTCAAGGCCATCCTCCTGGCCCCGGTGGACCTGTTGTGGAACGGCGGGATCGGCACCTACGTCAAGGCCGCCGACGAGTCACACGCCGAGGTGGGCGACAAGGCCAACGACGTGCTGCGAGTCGACGGCCGTGACCTGCGCGTCAAGGTCGTCGGCGAAGGCGGCAACCTGGGGCTGACCCAGCGTGGCCGCATCGAGTTCGCCAGGGCGGGCGGCAAGGTCAACACCGATGCGCTGGACAACTCAGCAGGCGTGGACTGCTCCGACCACGAGGTGAACATCAAGGTCCTGCTGGACCGGGTCATCGCCTCGGGCGCGCTGGAGCCACAACGGCGCAACGAACTGCTCGGGGAGATGACCGACGAGGTCGCCGAGCTGGTCCTGGCCGACAACTACCGGCAGAACGCGGTCCTGGGAGTCTCCCGATCCCACGCCGCCCCGATGCTGTCGGTGCATGCGCGCCTGGTGGCGGGCCTGGAGGCGACCCATGGGCTCGACCGGGAGCTCGAGGTGCTGCCCACCGCCCAGCGGTTCAAGGCCATGGACAAGGCAGGGGAGGGGCTGACCTCGCCGGAGCTGGCCACACTGATGGCCCACGTCAAGCTTGCGCTCAAGGACGACGTGCTGGCAGGAAGTCTGCCGGAGGCCGAGATCTTCGCGGGCAGACTGCCGAGCTACTTCCCCACACCGTTGCGCGAGCGGTTCGGCGACGTCATCTCGCAGCATCCGCTTCGTCGCGAGATCATCACCACGATGCTGGTCAACGAGGTCGTCGACGGCGGCGGCATCTCCTACGCCTTCCGGCTGTCCGAGGAGATGAGCGTCACCACGACCGACGCCGTGCGTGCGTTCGCGGTGGTCACCGAGGTCTTCGACCTGCCAGCGCTCTGGCGGGCCGTCGACGAGCTGGACACGACGGTGCCCAGCGCCGTCGCCGACGACCTGGTCCTGCAGTCGCGGCGGCTGTTGGATCGCGCGGCGCGCTGGCTGTTGTCGAACCGTCCGCAGCCGCTGGCGGTCGGTGCCGAGATCTCGCGATTCAAGCCGGTGGTGCAGGCGCTGACCCCGCACGTCCCCGACCTGCTGCAGGGTCGGGAACGCGAGACCGCAGCGGGCCTGACGAAGAACCTGGTCGCCTCCGGGGTGCCCGAGGACACGGCGGACCGCATCGCCGCCCTCCTGCACACCTTCAGCCTGCTCGACATCACCGAGGTCGCCGAGCTGGCGGAGCGGGACGGCGGCGTCAGCCGGGAACGCAGCCCCGAGGAGGCAGCCGAGCTGTACTTCGCGGTGTCGGCGCACCTGGACATCGACCGGATTCTGAACTCGGTGAGCGATCTCGAACGCGGCAACCGCTGGCACGCGCTGGCACGGCTCGCCCTGCGCGACGACGTCTACACCTCATTGCGCAAGATCACCATCGACGTCCTGCGCAACAGCGACCAGGGGCAGACCGTGGCGGAGAAGATCGACCAGTGGGAGCAGGCCAACTCCTCCCGGCTCGAGCGGGCGGGAACCACCCTGGCCGCGATCAACGCCGTCACGAAGCTGGATCTGGCGACCCTGTCGGTGGCGGCCCGGCAGATCCGCAGCATGGTGCGGTGA
- a CDS encoding acyl-CoA thioesterase: MDAFGHVNHANTVTLLEEARVGLLFVEGGRRGEVEMADGTVVARLRVDYLRPLVVDGASVRVEIAVDELRAASFTLVYVLRSGRSPDDPIAATAETVMVPYDLAGGRPRRLTDTERDFLAGWRAKLPTGRPQAVNSRG; this comes from the coding sequence ATGGACGCGTTCGGTCATGTCAATCACGCGAACACGGTCACGTTGTTGGAGGAGGCCCGTGTCGGGCTGTTGTTCGTCGAGGGCGGGCGACGCGGCGAAGTCGAGATGGCCGACGGCACCGTCGTCGCCCGGCTGCGGGTCGACTACCTGCGCCCGCTGGTCGTCGACGGTGCCTCGGTCCGGGTCGAGATCGCCGTCGACGAGCTGCGAGCGGCGTCGTTCACGCTCGTCTACGTGCTCCGGAGCGGGCGTTCTCCCGACGACCCGATCGCCGCGACCGCAGAGACGGTGATGGTGCCCTACGACCTCGCAGGCGGCAGGCCGCGCAGGCTCACCGACACGGAGCGGGACTTCCTGGCCGGGTGGCGGGCGAAGCTGCCCACCGGCAGACCGCAGGCGGTGAACTCCCGTGGCTGA
- a CDS encoding glycoside hydrolase family 13 protein — protein MRRSADLQTETAENSAWWRNAVFYQVYVRSFADSDGDGVGDIDGIRARLGYLELLGVDALWLTPFYRSPMADHGYDVADPRDVDPRFGDLAGFDRLVSEAHACGIRVTIDLVPNHSSDQHPWFQQALRAAPGSPERDRYVFRPGRGPDGSQPPNNWTSIFGGPAWTRLPDGQWFLHLFAPQQPDLNWANIDVWNDLEQTLRFWLDRGVDGFRIDVAHGMAKPDGLPDMDARADQGSAVLHDNRLDPRFDNDGVHDIHRMVRKVLDQYPGRMAVGEIWVKDDERFARYLRPDELHLGFNFRLVEAGFNAEVIREAIEHSVNALAATDTPPTWTLSNHDVVRHVSRYGGGPQGARRARAMVMVELALPGVAFLYNGEELGLPNVDLPDWALQDPIWERSRHTERGRDGCRVPMPWEGETPPFGFSTRPDTWLPIPPDWAELTAERQLEDPESMLSLYRQALELRKTTSAFSGSEVEWYGAPEGCFAFRRKGGGLICALNTSSVPVPLPPGEVLLSSGPLGVGELPPDTAAWLH, from the coding sequence GTGCGACGATCTGCCGACCTTCAAACCGAGACTGCGGAGAACTCCGCATGGTGGCGAAACGCAGTCTTCTATCAGGTCTACGTGCGCTCCTTCGCCGACTCCGACGGTGATGGTGTCGGCGACATCGACGGAATCCGAGCCCGACTCGGCTACCTCGAGCTACTCGGTGTCGACGCCCTCTGGCTGACGCCGTTCTACCGTTCGCCGATGGCCGACCACGGCTACGACGTGGCGGATCCCCGTGACGTCGATCCCCGTTTCGGCGACCTGGCCGGATTCGACCGACTCGTGTCCGAGGCCCACGCCTGCGGCATCAGAGTCACGATCGATCTGGTACCCAATCACAGCAGTGACCAGCACCCCTGGTTCCAGCAGGCCCTGCGGGCGGCTCCCGGCAGCCCGGAACGCGATCGGTATGTCTTCCGGCCCGGCCGAGGACCCGACGGCTCGCAGCCGCCGAACAACTGGACCAGCATCTTCGGCGGCCCCGCGTGGACTCGACTGCCGGACGGACAGTGGTTCCTTCACCTGTTCGCACCGCAGCAGCCGGATCTGAACTGGGCGAACATCGATGTCTGGAACGACCTGGAGCAGACGCTGCGCTTCTGGCTCGACCGGGGCGTCGACGGCTTCCGCATCGACGTCGCCCACGGCATGGCCAAGCCGGACGGGCTGCCGGACATGGACGCCAGGGCGGACCAGGGTTCGGCCGTGCTGCACGACAACCGGCTGGACCCGCGGTTCGACAACGACGGCGTTCACGACATCCACCGCATGGTGCGCAAGGTCCTCGACCAGTATCCGGGCCGCATGGCGGTCGGCGAGATCTGGGTGAAGGACGACGAGCGGTTCGCCCGCTATCTGCGGCCCGACGAGCTGCATCTGGGGTTCAACTTCCGTCTGGTCGAGGCGGGTTTCAACGCGGAGGTGATCCGCGAGGCGATCGAGCACTCCGTCAACGCGCTCGCCGCCACCGACACGCCCCCGACCTGGACGCTGTCCAACCATGACGTGGTGCGTCATGTGTCCCGCTACGGCGGAGGCCCGCAGGGAGCCCGACGCGCCCGCGCGATGGTGATGGTCGAACTCGCGTTGCCGGGTGTCGCCTTCCTCTACAACGGCGAGGAACTCGGCCTGCCCAACGTCGACCTGCCCGACTGGGCACTGCAAGACCCGATCTGGGAGCGGTCCCGGCACACCGAGCGTGGCAGGGACGGGTGTCGCGTGCCCATGCCGTGGGAAGGCGAGACGCCGCCGTTCGGCTTCTCCACTCGGCCGGACACCTGGCTGCCGATCCCACCGGACTGGGCGGAGCTGACCGCGGAGCGCCAGCTCGAGGACCCCGAGTCGATGCTCTCCTTGTACCGCCAGGCCCTGGAGCTGCGCAAGACGACCTCGGCATTCTCCGGCAGCGAGGTCGAGTGGTACGGCGCACCCGAGGGCTGCTTCGCGTTCCGGCGTAAAGGCGGTGGACTCATCTGCGCGCTCAACACCTCGTCGGTCCCCGTGCCGCTTCCCCCTGGTGAGGTGCTGCTCTCCAGCGGTCCGCTCGGGGTCGGCGAGCTGCCCCCGGACACTGCGGCCTGGCTGCACTGA
- a CDS encoding globin → MSEYGRVGVPENFYEAVGGEQTFRRIVARFYVEVAHDELLRPMYPEEDLGPAEDRLRLFLAQYWGGPHTYSEQRGHPRLRMRHAGFTIGEAERVAWLRCMRVAVDEADLDPVHRDRLWAYMEMAAQTLVNSWH, encoded by the coding sequence GTGAGCGAGTATGGACGCGTGGGCGTACCGGAGAACTTCTACGAGGCAGTCGGAGGCGAGCAGACCTTCCGCCGGATCGTCGCTCGGTTCTACGTCGAGGTGGCTCACGACGAACTGCTGCGCCCGATGTACCCCGAAGAGGACCTGGGTCCCGCCGAAGACCGCCTGCGCCTGTTCCTGGCGCAGTACTGGGGCGGCCCGCACACCTACTCCGAGCAGCGGGGGCACCCCCGGCTGCGGATGCGTCACGCAGGATTCACCATCGGTGAGGCCGAGCGCGTCGCATGGCTGCGGTGCATGCGGGTGGCCGTCGACGAGGCAGACCTCGATCCGGTGCATCGCGACCGGCTGTGGGCGTACATGGAGATGGCGGCGCAGACGCTGGTCAACTCCTGGCACTGA
- a CDS encoding mechanosensitive ion channel family protein: MFIPTAAPDCAREEDSWCDRVYELTDNAVVAQVSPALITAVQILLIFLAAFVIRFVLHRAIGRATKMTGEQKVPTLLKPLRDRAPDALGPLLSERRIQRARTIGSVLKSITSFVVYGFALILSLDQLGIQMAPIIASAGVLGVAIGFGAQNLVRDFLSGIFMMLEDQYGVGDIVDLGDAIGTVEAVGLRVTTVRDLGGTVWYVRNGEVLRVGNFSQGFAVAVIDLPLAHSSDVDAALELAQATAADAAAQAPLSESVLEPPEMLGVDQITSDTITIRLTVKVRPGRQWAVARALRARIKAAFDRAEISAPYPTGRSFYQG; encoded by the coding sequence GTGTTCATCCCCACGGCGGCGCCCGACTGCGCCCGTGAAGAAGACTCCTGGTGCGATCGGGTCTACGAGCTCACCGACAATGCTGTCGTCGCGCAGGTCTCCCCTGCGCTGATCACCGCCGTCCAGATCCTCCTGATCTTCCTGGCCGCCTTCGTGATCAGGTTCGTCCTGCATCGGGCCATCGGCCGGGCCACGAAAATGACCGGGGAGCAGAAGGTCCCCACCCTGCTCAAGCCGCTGCGGGACCGAGCGCCCGACGCGCTCGGCCCGCTGTTGTCCGAGCGGCGCATCCAGCGTGCTCGAACCATCGGCTCGGTGCTGAAGTCGATCACGTCCTTCGTCGTCTACGGCTTCGCCCTGATCCTGTCGCTGGACCAGCTGGGCATCCAGATGGCCCCGATCATCGCCTCCGCAGGTGTACTTGGCGTGGCCATCGGTTTCGGTGCGCAGAATCTGGTACGCGACTTCCTGTCCGGAATCTTCATGATGCTGGAGGACCAGTACGGCGTCGGCGACATCGTCGACCTCGGTGACGCGATCGGCACGGTCGAGGCCGTCGGACTGCGGGTCACCACGGTGCGTGACCTCGGAGGCACGGTCTGGTACGTCCGCAACGGCGAGGTGCTCCGCGTCGGCAACTTCAGCCAGGGGTTCGCGGTGGCGGTGATCGATCTGCCGCTGGCGCACTCCTCGGACGTCGACGCGGCGTTGGAGCTGGCGCAGGCGACCGCGGCCGACGCCGCGGCGCAGGCTCCGCTGTCGGAGAGCGTGCTGGAACCGCCGGAGATGCTCGGCGTGGACCAGATCACCTCGGACACGATCACCATCCGTCTGACCGTCAAGGTGCGTCCCGGCAGGCAGTGGGCCGTCGCACGAGCACTGCGGGCGCGGATCAAGGCGGCGTTCGACCGCGCCGAGATCAGCGCGCCCTATCCGACCGGCCGATCCTTCTACCAGGGATGA
- a CDS encoding ESX secretion-associated protein EspG: MLRSKITISNLAYDVLWEQERLEEKHLALNSRSPGRTFDERRELVNQAWQELGGLGLARGREAHPDLLDALRLIKRPEVEFYGWFSHGQKDTRSALALGSGEQALLARMADDELSLEPVRSTGLIDALLSALPPNQGGRGRSFNFPKDAFGDGGNDPSREGEFGFEAAPGGAGGPDMKALKQLLAMPRSCAGQLYVARRDRFGKRHRVENAISFFDPPPGRYMAQQTLGPDGRNWMVVAPANARALGSRLAETAGSLAS, translated from the coding sequence ATGTTGCGGAGCAAGATCACCATCTCCAACCTTGCCTACGACGTGCTGTGGGAACAGGAACGGCTCGAGGAGAAGCACCTGGCGTTGAACAGCCGCTCGCCGGGACGCACCTTCGACGAACGCCGTGAGCTGGTGAACCAGGCCTGGCAGGAGCTCGGCGGCCTCGGCCTGGCCAGGGGCCGCGAGGCACATCCCGACCTGCTCGACGCCCTCCGGCTGATCAAGCGCCCGGAGGTCGAGTTCTACGGGTGGTTCAGTCACGGCCAGAAGGACACGCGGTCGGCGCTGGCCCTCGGCAGCGGCGAACAGGCGCTGCTCGCCAGGATGGCCGACGACGAGCTCAGCCTCGAACCGGTCCGGTCCACCGGGCTGATCGACGCCCTGCTCTCGGCGCTGCCGCCCAACCAGGGTGGTCGCGGCCGTTCGTTCAACTTCCCCAAGGACGCGTTCGGTGACGGCGGCAACGACCCGTCGCGCGAGGGCGAATTCGGTTTCGAGGCGGCACCCGGCGGTGCGGGCGGACCGGACATGAAGGCGTTGAAGCAGCTCCTGGCCATGCCCAGGTCCTGCGCTGGGCAGCTCTATGTGGCACGGCGGGACCGGTTCGGGAAGCGGCACCGGGTCGAGAACGCGATCAGCTTCTTCGATCCGCCGCCGGGCCGCTACATGGCACAGCAGACGCTCGGTCCCGACGGGCGGAACTGGATGGTCGTCGCGCCTGCCAATGCGCGGGCGCTGGGCTCCCGACTCGCCGAGACGGCCGGGAGTCTCGCCTCCTGA
- a CDS encoding DUF3558 domain-containing protein, with protein sequence MNRSLRSTLCATTIVLLTLTGCSTETDGEGTAADTTAATTPAGESETSASPPVADRPVEDLDPGPATEDPCLFFTLDQLEEYGFAEAGETRVSPVDGTLECSWSNRQSDSLDRIIVAHDQVSGGIDRLREAPFPFIETDIEIAGRPAIHSDTLPHEPEGQCGAYVDLTADSTLSMTIYISDNDVDAYNDPCAKVDEVAALVIENIQRGI encoded by the coding sequence ATGAACCGCAGCCTGCGCAGCACTCTCTGCGCCACCACGATTGTCCTACTGACCTTGACCGGATGTTCCACCGAGACCGATGGCGAAGGCACGGCTGCCGACACCACCGCAGCCACGACTCCCGCTGGGGAGAGCGAGACCAGCGCGAGTCCGCCCGTAGCGGATCGCCCCGTCGAAGATCTCGACCCGGGGCCCGCAACCGAGGACCCGTGTCTGTTCTTCACTCTTGATCAACTTGAAGAGTACGGTTTCGCTGAAGCGGGCGAGACCAGGGTGAGCCCGGTCGATGGGACCCTTGAGTGTTCCTGGTCCAACCGGCAGAGCGACTCTCTCGATCGGATCATCGTCGCCCATGATCAGGTCTCTGGTGGAATCGACCGCCTGCGGGAAGCACCTTTTCCCTTCATCGAGACCGATATCGAGATAGCGGGAAGGCCCGCGATTCACAGCGACACCCTTCCGCACGAACCCGAAGGGCAATGCGGCGCCTACGTCGACCTCACTGCCGACAGCACGCTAAGCATGACGATCTACATCTCTGACAACGACGTCGACGCTTACAACGACCCTTGCGCCAAGGTTGACGAGGTGGCGGCACTGGTAATCGAGAATATTCAAAGGGGGATTTGA